From a single Pararge aegeria chromosome 16, ilParAegt1.1, whole genome shotgun sequence genomic region:
- the LOC120630363 gene encoding transmembrane protein 223, translated as MSLFSYAAIALKRAATFRYPLKRNFVKLDSGASFSSAVTKTIHDVNTNVTKDVILFKYENPKFYMYMNIFAVVQYMFWTYLGLFALQNLRDAPVDKSTVTDDTPWYRKINLGENKYKNTLGVVAVIIGTGSLGMIWMYTLKSVRYLILNKGGQNLTFITYAPFGNNRIMKVPIEFVCCKESRKLAKVQLPLKVKNTVMHYMLDMRGEFKNPLLFDCTAGLKRIW; from the exons CCTAAAAAGGGCTGCTACATTTCGGTATCCATTGAAGAGAAACTTCGTAAAACTTGACAGTGGTGCATCATTTAGTTCGGCGGTTACCAAAACAATTCATGATGTGAATACAAACGTTACAAAAGATGTTATATTGTTTAAGTATGAGAATCCAAAGTTTTATATGTACATGAATATATTTGCTGTAGTCCAATATATGTTTTGGACATATTTAGGACTGTTCGCTCTGCAAAACTTAAGAGATGCACCCGTGGATAAATCTACCGTTACTGATGATACGCCATGGTATCGAAAGATAAATTTAGGCgagaataagtataaaaatactcTAGGAGTTGTAGCAGTTATTATTG GAACTGGTTCTCTAGGAATGATATGGATGTATACCCTAAAATCTGTGCGCTATCTTATCCTCAACAAAGGTGGACAAAATCTAACATTCATCACATATGCACCATTTGGAAATAACAGGATAATGAAAGTGCCTATTGAATTTGTATGTTGCAAGGAGAGTCGAAAGTTGGCTAAAGTGCAGCTACCATTGAAGGTGAAAAATACAGTAATGCATTATATGCTAGACATGAGAGGGGAGTTCAAAAATCCATTGCTTTTTGATTGTACAGCTGGTCTTAAGAGAATATGGTGA